In Hippoglossus stenolepis isolate QCI-W04-F060 chromosome 21, HSTE1.2, whole genome shotgun sequence, one DNA window encodes the following:
- the rpl38 gene encoding 60S ribosomal protein L38, with translation MPRKIEEIKDFLLTARRKDAKSVKIKKNKDNVKFKVRCSRYLYTLVITDKEKAEKLKQSLPPGLAVKELK, from the exons ATG CCTCGCAAGATAGAAGAAATCAAGGATTTCCTTCTGACGGCCAGGAGGAAGGATGCCAAGT ccgTAAAGATCAAGAAGAACAAGGACAATGTTAAGTTCAAGGTGCGCTGCAGCAGGTACCTGTACACGCTGGTCATCACAGACAAGGAGAAGGCCGAGAAGCTCAAACAGTCCCTGCCCCCAG GTCTGGCTGTCAAGGAGCTGAAGTAA